Proteins found in one Ctenopharyngodon idella isolate HZGC_01 chromosome 16, HZGC01, whole genome shotgun sequence genomic segment:
- the emg1 gene encoding ribosomal RNA small subunit methyltransferase NEP1: MAARAGDKRGLEHLDEYEPKPAKQQRSLHDQMTEKRLVVVLEGATLETVKVGKTFELLNCDQHKSMIIKSGRDPGKIRPDITHQCLLMLLDSPLNRAGLLQVYVHTEKNVLIEINPQTRIPRTFARFCGLMVQLLHKMSVRAADGSQRLLKLIKNPVSDHLPPGCPRFSTSFKAGDAVCPRTVVPKDGPAAIVIGAFAHGTVNADYTEKTVSISNYPLSAALTCAKMCSAFEEVWGVL; encoded by the exons ATGGCTGCACGCGCTGGAGACAAGCGTGGTCTGGagcatttagatgaatatgaACCAAAACCGGCAAAACAGCAAAGAAGTCTGCACGATCAGATGACGGAAAAGCgtcttgttgttgttttagaaGGAGCGACGCTTGAAACCGTAAAG GTTGGAAAGACATTCGAGTTGCTGAACTGTGATCAGCATAAGAGTATGATAATAAAGAGTGGACGAGACCCTGGAAAGATTCGCCCCGATATCACACATCAG TGCCTGCTGATGTTACTGGACAGTCCTTTGAACAGAGCTGGACTGCTGCAAGTGTACGTTCACACAGAGAAGAACGTTTTGATCGAGATCAACCCACAGACAAGAATTCCTCGCACCTTTGCACGATTTTGTGGACTCATGG TCCAGCTCCTGCACAAGATGAGTGTGAGAGCAGCTGATGGCTCTCAACGTTTGTTGAAGCTCATTAAAAATCCAGTGTCGGACCACCTGCCACCTGGATGCCCCCGATTTTCCACATCGTTCAAAGCAGGAGATGCTGTATGTCCCAGAACAGTCGTCCCCAAAGATGGACCTGCCGCTATTGTCATTGGAGCATTTGCACATGGAACA GTGAATGCCGACTATACAGAGAAGACCGTGTCCATCAGTAACTATCCTTTATCTGCAGCTCTGACCTGTGCCAAGATGTGTTCAGCGTTTGAGGAGGTCTGGGGAGTGTTATGA